A window of Conger conger chromosome 13, fConCon1.1, whole genome shotgun sequence contains these coding sequences:
- the ccdc9 gene encoding coiled-coil domain-containing protein 9 isoform X3, whose translation MSTAVDLKTKEEKDAALDRRIEALRKKNEALMRRYQEIEEDKKKAEQEGIAVTTQRKPRPHDAEADRRRMEKDNFTVTVDLSKPAGEKRVINDRKPAAPRGGWGSEEGEGPRPQGEGPRPQGEGPRPQGESLPRRAGSGRLNRGMPRGGARPDRREPRHDRAEPRPDRPLWDSEPGEGPGRNERTARGGRRGRGGGGGGGGGGGGGGGGGGGGGGPQGGPQGGPQGGPQGGPQGGLPSDRKSKEWEEKRRQNIEKMNEEMEKIAEYERGQRGEADKNPTRNFLDDPRRCGPVPDLDRKEGSRRHVRNWGGLDFDNVKTGAEVEKEWMHSRRPGPRDSMDMTLSMTGRERSEYLRWKKEREQIDEERLARHRNATGQWRREWDAQKTDTMFKEEAAALAAESAQDQGVRRDDSKRPPKNPTFADFVAQGKPKDGGRGGRGRGKGRPQQKSYSMHDNRWEEEKEEDEGEKEKEKVKEWENEKEVKEEKEKSNPPSSKEDKVPLPPVEVVVETARSGAATEEDEDEWEDASDGDGDGEDEEEEGEEEESEEEEEGEAAEKVAVLRKEEKAKGVSSPTSPAASPSRHKGAVDGAKEQRTPRPRVHIPSPQSAQDSPESGKPLSPFSPLEGYQPVSDWAEEMEMQSPRGTMGESPLKPDSAGTEGSPVAPKPGSPVAPKPGSPVTQKPGSPVPVQPPCEKQASSPPAERDTETSEQTVTASRSREEPDISDSQSHDAPAVIEPVDQACPSPEVVQESVHTGQEALTKQADAPAAAPDSGARGPPADAATEPDVQEQPEVREQPDVLEQPEVREQPEVREQPEIREQPEIREQPEVREQPEVREQPEVQEQPEVQEQPSSG comes from the exons GAAATTGAGGAAGACAAAAAGAAGGCGGAGCAGGAGGGGATTGCCGTGACAACCCAGCGCAAGCCACGCCCCCACGATGCAGAGGCCGACCGCAGAAGGATGGAGAAGGATAATTTCACCGTCACCGTGGACCTCTCTAAACCAGCGGGG GAGAAACGTGTCATCAACGACAGGAAGCCAGCAGCGCCCCGTGGGGGCTGGGGGAGTGAGGAGGGTGAGGGCCCCAGGCCCCAGGGCGAGGGCCCCAGGCCCCAGGGCGAGGGCCCCAGGCCCCAGGGCGAGAGCCTGCCCAGGAGGGCCGGGTCTGGGCGGCTGAACAGGGGCATGCCCCGCGGGGGGGCCCGGCCCGACAGGAGGGAGCCCCGTCACGACCGGGCAGAGCCACGGCCGGACCGTCCGCTCTGGGACAGCGAGCCCGGGGAGGGGCCCGGCCGGAACGAACGCACTGCTcgaggaggaaggagggggagaggtggaggcggaggtggcggaggaggtggaggtggtggtggaggaggaggaggaggaggaggagggccccAGGGAGGGCCCCAAGGAGGGCCCCAAGGAGGGCCCCAAGGAGGCCCCCAGGGAGGTCTGCCATCAGACAGGAAGTCCAAG GAGTGGGAGGAGAAGAGGCGGCAGAACATTGAGAAGATGAACGAGGAGATGGAGAAGATTGCGGAGTACGAGAGAGGCCAAAGG GGGGAAGCGGACAAGAACCCGACCCGGAACTTCCTGGATGACCCGCGCCGCTGCGGGCCCGTCCCGGACCTCGACCGCAAGGAGGGCAGCCGCCGGCACGTCCGCAACTGGGGCGGCCTGGACTTCGACAACGTGAAGACGGGGGcggaggtggagaaggagtggaTG cACTCTCGGCGGCCGGGCCCCAGGGACTCGATGGACATGACGCTGTCCATGACGGGGCGCGAGCGCTCGGAGTACCTGCGCTGGAAGAAGGAGCGGGAGCAGATCGATGAGGAGCGGCTGGCCCGACACCGCAACGCCACGGGCCAGTGGAGACGCGAGTGGGACGCGCAGAAGACCGACACCAT GTTCAAGGAGGAGGCGGCTGCACTGGCCGCCGAGAGCGCCCAAGACCAGGGCGTCAGGAGGG acgaCAGCAAGAGGCCGCCGAAGAATCCCACGTTTGCGGACTTCGTGGCGCAGGGCAAACCCAAAGACGGGGGCCGCGGCGGCCGGGGGCGTGGCAAGGGCCGACCCCAGCAAAAGAGCTACAG TATGCACGATAATCGCTGGGAAGAGGAAAAGGAGGAGGATGaaggggagaaggagaaggagaaggtgaaGGAGTGGGAGAACGAAAAGGAggtgaaggaggagaaggagaagagcaACCCTCCTTCCTCTAAGGAAGATAAG GTGCCTCTCCCCCCGGTGGAGGTGGTCGTGGAGACGGCCAGGAGTGGAGCGGCCAcagaggaggacgaggacgaATGGGAGGACGCCAGcgacggagacggagacggggaggacgaggaggaggagggggaggaggaagaaagtgaggaggaggaggagggcgaggCGGCAGAGAAGGTGGCCGTTCtgaggaaggaggagaaggcAAAGGGCGTGTCTTCCCCCACGTCCCCTGCCGCCTCCCCCTCCCGCCACAAGGGGGCGGTAGATGGCGCCAAGGAGCAGCGCACCCCTCGACCCCGCGTGCACATCCCCTCTCCCCAGAGCGCCCAGGACTCCCCCGAGTCCGGCAAGCCCCTGAGCCCCTTCTCCCCGCTGGAGGGGTACCAGCCCGTGTCGGACTGGGCTGAGGAGATGGAGATGCAGTCCCCGCGGGGAACCATGGGCGAAAGCCCCCTGAAGCCCGACAGTGCAGGAACAGAGGGGAGCCCCGTCGCCCCCAAACCAGGGAGCCCTGTCGCCCCCAAACCAGGGAGCCCCGTCACCCAGAAACCAGGGAGCCCCGTCCCAGTTCAGCCCCCGTGCGAGAAGCAGGCCTCCAGTCCCCCGGCTGAACGGGACACCGAGACCAGTGAACAGACAG TCACGGCCTCTCGGTCCCGGGAGGAGCCGGACATCTCGGACTCTcaatcccatgatgcacctgcAGTGATAGAGCCAGTTGACCAGGCCTGCCCCTCCCCAGAGGTGGTGCAGGAATCCGTCCATACCGGCCAGGAGGCCCTGACCAAACAAG CCGACGCTCCCGCAGCGGCTCCGGACTCGGGCGCGCGTGGACCGCCGGCTGACGCAGCGACCGAGCCGGATGTCCAGGAGCAGCCGGAGGTCCGGGAGCAGCCGGATGTTCTTGAGCAGCCGGAGGTCCGGGAGCAGCCGGAGGTCCGGGAGCAGCCGGAGATCCGGGAGCAGCCGGAGATCCGGGAGCAGCCGGAGGTCCGGGAGCAGCCGGAGGTCCGGGAGCAGCCGGAGGTCCAGGAGCAGCCGGAGGTCCAGGAGCAGCCGTCCTCAG GCTGA
- the ccdc9 gene encoding coiled-coil domain-containing protein 9 isoform X5, whose product MSTAVDLKTKEEKDAALDRRIEALRKKNEALMRRYQEIEEDKKKAEQEGIAVTTQRKPRPHDAEADRRRMEKDNFTVTVDLSKPAGEKRVINDRKPAAPRGGWGSEEGEGPRPQGEGPRPQGEGPRPQGESLPRRAGSGRLNRGMPRGGARPDRREPRHDRAEPRPDRPLWDSEPGEGPGRNERTARGGRRGRGGGGGGGGGGGGGGGGGGGGGGPQGGPQGGPQGGPQGGPQGGLPSDRKSKEWEEKRRQNIEKMNEEMEKIAEYERGQRGEADKNPTRNFLDDPRRCGPVPDLDRKEGSRRHVRNWGGLDFDNVKTGAEVEKEWMHSRRPGPRDSMDMTLSMTGRERSEYLRWKKEREQIDEERLARHRNATGQWRREWDAQKTDTMFKEEAAALAAESAQDQGVRRDDSKRPPKNPTFADFVAQGKPKDGGRGGRGRGKGRPQQKSYSMHDNRWEEEKEEDEGEKEKEKVKEWENEKEVKEEKEKSNPPSSKEDKVPLPPVEVVVETARSGAATEEDEDEWEDASDGDGDGEDEEEEGEEEESEEEEEGEAAEKVAVLRKEEKAKGVSSPTSPAASPSRHKGAVDGAKEQRTPRPRVHIPSPQSAQDSPESGKPLSPFSPLEGYQPVSDWAEEMEMQSPRGTMGESPLKPDSAGTEGSPVAPKPGSPVAPKPGSPVTQKPGSPVPVQPPCEKQASSPPAERDTETSEQTVTASRSREEPDISDSQSHDAPAVIEPVDQACPSPEVVQESVHTGQEALTKQADAPAAAPDSGARGPPADAATEPDVQEQPEVREQPDVREQPEVREQPEVQEQPEVQEQPSSG is encoded by the exons GAAATTGAGGAAGACAAAAAGAAGGCGGAGCAGGAGGGGATTGCCGTGACAACCCAGCGCAAGCCACGCCCCCACGATGCAGAGGCCGACCGCAGAAGGATGGAGAAGGATAATTTCACCGTCACCGTGGACCTCTCTAAACCAGCGGGG GAGAAACGTGTCATCAACGACAGGAAGCCAGCAGCGCCCCGTGGGGGCTGGGGGAGTGAGGAGGGTGAGGGCCCCAGGCCCCAGGGCGAGGGCCCCAGGCCCCAGGGCGAGGGCCCCAGGCCCCAGGGCGAGAGCCTGCCCAGGAGGGCCGGGTCTGGGCGGCTGAACAGGGGCATGCCCCGCGGGGGGGCCCGGCCCGACAGGAGGGAGCCCCGTCACGACCGGGCAGAGCCACGGCCGGACCGTCCGCTCTGGGACAGCGAGCCCGGGGAGGGGCCCGGCCGGAACGAACGCACTGCTcgaggaggaaggagggggagaggtggaggcggaggtggcggaggaggtggaggtggtggtggaggaggaggaggaggaggaggagggccccAGGGAGGGCCCCAAGGAGGGCCCCAAGGAGGGCCCCAAGGAGGCCCCCAGGGAGGTCTGCCATCAGACAGGAAGTCCAAG GAGTGGGAGGAGAAGAGGCGGCAGAACATTGAGAAGATGAACGAGGAGATGGAGAAGATTGCGGAGTACGAGAGAGGCCAAAGG GGGGAAGCGGACAAGAACCCGACCCGGAACTTCCTGGATGACCCGCGCCGCTGCGGGCCCGTCCCGGACCTCGACCGCAAGGAGGGCAGCCGCCGGCACGTCCGCAACTGGGGCGGCCTGGACTTCGACAACGTGAAGACGGGGGcggaggtggagaaggagtggaTG cACTCTCGGCGGCCGGGCCCCAGGGACTCGATGGACATGACGCTGTCCATGACGGGGCGCGAGCGCTCGGAGTACCTGCGCTGGAAGAAGGAGCGGGAGCAGATCGATGAGGAGCGGCTGGCCCGACACCGCAACGCCACGGGCCAGTGGAGACGCGAGTGGGACGCGCAGAAGACCGACACCAT GTTCAAGGAGGAGGCGGCTGCACTGGCCGCCGAGAGCGCCCAAGACCAGGGCGTCAGGAGGG acgaCAGCAAGAGGCCGCCGAAGAATCCCACGTTTGCGGACTTCGTGGCGCAGGGCAAACCCAAAGACGGGGGCCGCGGCGGCCGGGGGCGTGGCAAGGGCCGACCCCAGCAAAAGAGCTACAG TATGCACGATAATCGCTGGGAAGAGGAAAAGGAGGAGGATGaaggggagaaggagaaggagaaggtgaaGGAGTGGGAGAACGAAAAGGAggtgaaggaggagaaggagaagagcaACCCTCCTTCCTCTAAGGAAGATAAG GTGCCTCTCCCCCCGGTGGAGGTGGTCGTGGAGACGGCCAGGAGTGGAGCGGCCAcagaggaggacgaggacgaATGGGAGGACGCCAGcgacggagacggagacggggaggacgaggaggaggagggggaggaggaagaaagtgaggaggaggaggagggcgaggCGGCAGAGAAGGTGGCCGTTCtgaggaaggaggagaaggcAAAGGGCGTGTCTTCCCCCACGTCCCCTGCCGCCTCCCCCTCCCGCCACAAGGGGGCGGTAGATGGCGCCAAGGAGCAGCGCACCCCTCGACCCCGCGTGCACATCCCCTCTCCCCAGAGCGCCCAGGACTCCCCCGAGTCCGGCAAGCCCCTGAGCCCCTTCTCCCCGCTGGAGGGGTACCAGCCCGTGTCGGACTGGGCTGAGGAGATGGAGATGCAGTCCCCGCGGGGAACCATGGGCGAAAGCCCCCTGAAGCCCGACAGTGCAGGAACAGAGGGGAGCCCCGTCGCCCCCAAACCAGGGAGCCCTGTCGCCCCCAAACCAGGGAGCCCCGTCACCCAGAAACCAGGGAGCCCCGTCCCAGTTCAGCCCCCGTGCGAGAAGCAGGCCTCCAGTCCCCCGGCTGAACGGGACACCGAGACCAGTGAACAGACAG TCACGGCCTCTCGGTCCCGGGAGGAGCCGGACATCTCGGACTCTcaatcccatgatgcacctgcAGTGATAGAGCCAGTTGACCAGGCCTGCCCCTCCCCAGAGGTGGTGCAGGAATCCGTCCATACCGGCCAGGAGGCCCTGACCAAACAAG CCGACGCTCCCGCAGCGGCTCCGGACTCGGGCGCGCGTGGACCGCCGGCTGACGCAGCGACCGAGCCGGATGTCCAGGAGCAGCCGGAGGTCCGGGAGCAGCCGGAT GTCCGGGAGCAGCCGGAGGTCCGGGAGCAGCCGGAGGTCCAGGAGCAGCCGGAGGTCCAGGAGCAGCCGTCCTCAG GCTGA
- the ccdc9 gene encoding coiled-coil domain-containing protein 9 isoform X2, with protein sequence MSTAVDLKTKEEKDAALDRRIEALRKKNEALMRRYQEIEEDKKKAEQEGIAVTTQRKPRPHDAEADRRRMEKDNFTVTVDLSKPAGEKRVINDRKPAAPRGGWGSEEGEGPRPQGEGPRPQGEGPRPQGESLPRRAGSGRLNRGMPRGGARPDRREPRHDRAEPRPDRPLWDSEPGEGPGRNERTARGGRRGRGGGGGGGGGGGGGGGGGGGGGGPQGGPQGGPQGGPQGGPQGGLPSDRKSKEWEEKRRQNIEKMNEEMEKIAEYERGQRGEADKNPTRNFLDDPRRCGPVPDLDRKEGSRRHVRNWGGLDFDNVKTGAEVEKEWMHSRRPGPRDSMDMTLSMTGRERSEYLRWKKEREQIDEERLARHRNATGQWRREWDAQKTDTMFKEEAAALAAESAQDQGVRRDDSKRPPKNPTFADFVAQGKPKDGGRGGRGRGKGRPQQKSYSMHDNRWEEEKEEDEGEKEKEKVKEWENEKEVKEEKEKSNPPSSKEDKVPLPPVEVVVETARSGAATEEDEDEWEDASDGDGDGEDEEEEGEEEESEEEEEGEAAEKVAVLRKEEKAKGVSSPTSPAASPSRHKGAVDGAKEQRTPRPRVHIPSPQSAQDSPESGKPLSPFSPLEGYQPVSDWAEEMEMQSPRGTMGESPLKPDSAGTEGSPVAPKPGSPVAPKPGSPVTQKPGSPVPVQPPCEKQASSPPAERDTETSEQTVTASRSREEPDISDSQSHDAPAVIEPVDQACPSPEVVQESVHTGQEALTKQADAPAAAPDSGARGPPADAATEPDVQEQPEVREQPEVREQPEIREQPEIREQPEVREQPEVREQPEVQEQPEVQEQPSSGAVQITGFQTVTFRKKSLTLAEL encoded by the exons GAAATTGAGGAAGACAAAAAGAAGGCGGAGCAGGAGGGGATTGCCGTGACAACCCAGCGCAAGCCACGCCCCCACGATGCAGAGGCCGACCGCAGAAGGATGGAGAAGGATAATTTCACCGTCACCGTGGACCTCTCTAAACCAGCGGGG GAGAAACGTGTCATCAACGACAGGAAGCCAGCAGCGCCCCGTGGGGGCTGGGGGAGTGAGGAGGGTGAGGGCCCCAGGCCCCAGGGCGAGGGCCCCAGGCCCCAGGGCGAGGGCCCCAGGCCCCAGGGCGAGAGCCTGCCCAGGAGGGCCGGGTCTGGGCGGCTGAACAGGGGCATGCCCCGCGGGGGGGCCCGGCCCGACAGGAGGGAGCCCCGTCACGACCGGGCAGAGCCACGGCCGGACCGTCCGCTCTGGGACAGCGAGCCCGGGGAGGGGCCCGGCCGGAACGAACGCACTGCTcgaggaggaaggagggggagaggtggaggcggaggtggcggaggaggtggaggtggtggtggaggaggaggaggaggaggaggagggccccAGGGAGGGCCCCAAGGAGGGCCCCAAGGAGGGCCCCAAGGAGGCCCCCAGGGAGGTCTGCCATCAGACAGGAAGTCCAAG GAGTGGGAGGAGAAGAGGCGGCAGAACATTGAGAAGATGAACGAGGAGATGGAGAAGATTGCGGAGTACGAGAGAGGCCAAAGG GGGGAAGCGGACAAGAACCCGACCCGGAACTTCCTGGATGACCCGCGCCGCTGCGGGCCCGTCCCGGACCTCGACCGCAAGGAGGGCAGCCGCCGGCACGTCCGCAACTGGGGCGGCCTGGACTTCGACAACGTGAAGACGGGGGcggaggtggagaaggagtggaTG cACTCTCGGCGGCCGGGCCCCAGGGACTCGATGGACATGACGCTGTCCATGACGGGGCGCGAGCGCTCGGAGTACCTGCGCTGGAAGAAGGAGCGGGAGCAGATCGATGAGGAGCGGCTGGCCCGACACCGCAACGCCACGGGCCAGTGGAGACGCGAGTGGGACGCGCAGAAGACCGACACCAT GTTCAAGGAGGAGGCGGCTGCACTGGCCGCCGAGAGCGCCCAAGACCAGGGCGTCAGGAGGG acgaCAGCAAGAGGCCGCCGAAGAATCCCACGTTTGCGGACTTCGTGGCGCAGGGCAAACCCAAAGACGGGGGCCGCGGCGGCCGGGGGCGTGGCAAGGGCCGACCCCAGCAAAAGAGCTACAG TATGCACGATAATCGCTGGGAAGAGGAAAAGGAGGAGGATGaaggggagaaggagaaggagaaggtgaaGGAGTGGGAGAACGAAAAGGAggtgaaggaggagaaggagaagagcaACCCTCCTTCCTCTAAGGAAGATAAG GTGCCTCTCCCCCCGGTGGAGGTGGTCGTGGAGACGGCCAGGAGTGGAGCGGCCAcagaggaggacgaggacgaATGGGAGGACGCCAGcgacggagacggagacggggaggacgaggaggaggagggggaggaggaagaaagtgaggaggaggaggagggcgaggCGGCAGAGAAGGTGGCCGTTCtgaggaaggaggagaaggcAAAGGGCGTGTCTTCCCCCACGTCCCCTGCCGCCTCCCCCTCCCGCCACAAGGGGGCGGTAGATGGCGCCAAGGAGCAGCGCACCCCTCGACCCCGCGTGCACATCCCCTCTCCCCAGAGCGCCCAGGACTCCCCCGAGTCCGGCAAGCCCCTGAGCCCCTTCTCCCCGCTGGAGGGGTACCAGCCCGTGTCGGACTGGGCTGAGGAGATGGAGATGCAGTCCCCGCGGGGAACCATGGGCGAAAGCCCCCTGAAGCCCGACAGTGCAGGAACAGAGGGGAGCCCCGTCGCCCCCAAACCAGGGAGCCCTGTCGCCCCCAAACCAGGGAGCCCCGTCACCCAGAAACCAGGGAGCCCCGTCCCAGTTCAGCCCCCGTGCGAGAAGCAGGCCTCCAGTCCCCCGGCTGAACGGGACACCGAGACCAGTGAACAGACAG TCACGGCCTCTCGGTCCCGGGAGGAGCCGGACATCTCGGACTCTcaatcccatgatgcacctgcAGTGATAGAGCCAGTTGACCAGGCCTGCCCCTCCCCAGAGGTGGTGCAGGAATCCGTCCATACCGGCCAGGAGGCCCTGACCAAACAAG CCGACGCTCCCGCAGCGGCTCCGGACTCGGGCGCGCGTGGACCGCCGGCTGACGCAGCGACCGAGCCGGATGTCCAGGAGCAGCCGGAG GTCCGGGAGCAGCCGGAGGTCCGGGAGCAGCCGGAGATCCGGGAGCAGCCGGAGATCCGGGAGCAGCCGGAGGTCCGGGAGCAGCCGGAGGTCCGGGAGCAGCCGGAGGTCCAGGAGCAGCCGGAGGTCCAGGAGCAGCCGTCCTCAGGTGCGGTCCAGATCACCGGCTTCCAGACGGTGACTTTCCGTAAGAAGTCGCTAACTCTGGCTGAGCTCTAA
- the ccdc9 gene encoding coiled-coil domain-containing protein 9 isoform X4: MSTAVDLKTKEEKDAALDRRIEALRKKNEALMRRYQEIEEDKKKAEQEGIAVTTQRKPRPHDAEADRRRMEKDNFTVTVDLSKPAGEKRVINDRKPAAPRGGWGSEEGEGPRPQGEGPRPQGEGPRPQGESLPRRAGSGRLNRGMPRGGARPDRREPRHDRAEPRPDRPLWDSEPGEGPGRNERTARGGRRGRGGGGGGGGGGGGGGGGGGGGGGPQGGPQGGPQGGPQGGPQGGLPSDRKSKEWEEKRRQNIEKMNEEMEKIAEYERGQRGEADKNPTRNFLDDPRRCGPVPDLDRKEGSRRHVRNWGGLDFDNVKTGAEVEKEWMHSRRPGPRDSMDMTLSMTGRERSEYLRWKKEREQIDEERLARHRNATGQWRREWDAQKTDTMFKEEAAALAAESAQDQGVRRDDSKRPPKNPTFADFVAQGKPKDGGRGGRGRGKGRPQQKSYSMHDNRWEEEKEEDEGEKEKEKVKEWENEKEVKEEKEKSNPPSSKEDKVPLPPVEVVVETARSGAATEEDEDEWEDASDGDGDGEDEEEEGEEEESEEEEEGEAAEKVAVLRKEEKAKGVSSPTSPAASPSRHKGAVDGAKEQRTPRPRVHIPSPQSAQDSPESGKPLSPFSPLEGYQPVSDWAEEMEMQSPRGTMGESPLKPDSAGTEGSPVAPKPGSPVAPKPGSPVTQKPGSPVPVQPPCEKQASSPPAERDTETSEQTVTASRSREEPDISDSQSHDAPAVIEPVDQACPSPEVVQESVHTGQEALTKQADAPAAAPDSGARGPPADAATEPDVQEQPEVREQPDVREQPEVREQPEVQEQPEVQEQPSSGAVQITGFQTVTFRKKSLTLAEL; this comes from the exons GAAATTGAGGAAGACAAAAAGAAGGCGGAGCAGGAGGGGATTGCCGTGACAACCCAGCGCAAGCCACGCCCCCACGATGCAGAGGCCGACCGCAGAAGGATGGAGAAGGATAATTTCACCGTCACCGTGGACCTCTCTAAACCAGCGGGG GAGAAACGTGTCATCAACGACAGGAAGCCAGCAGCGCCCCGTGGGGGCTGGGGGAGTGAGGAGGGTGAGGGCCCCAGGCCCCAGGGCGAGGGCCCCAGGCCCCAGGGCGAGGGCCCCAGGCCCCAGGGCGAGAGCCTGCCCAGGAGGGCCGGGTCTGGGCGGCTGAACAGGGGCATGCCCCGCGGGGGGGCCCGGCCCGACAGGAGGGAGCCCCGTCACGACCGGGCAGAGCCACGGCCGGACCGTCCGCTCTGGGACAGCGAGCCCGGGGAGGGGCCCGGCCGGAACGAACGCACTGCTcgaggaggaaggagggggagaggtggaggcggaggtggcggaggaggtggaggtggtggtggaggaggaggaggaggaggaggagggccccAGGGAGGGCCCCAAGGAGGGCCCCAAGGAGGGCCCCAAGGAGGCCCCCAGGGAGGTCTGCCATCAGACAGGAAGTCCAAG GAGTGGGAGGAGAAGAGGCGGCAGAACATTGAGAAGATGAACGAGGAGATGGAGAAGATTGCGGAGTACGAGAGAGGCCAAAGG GGGGAAGCGGACAAGAACCCGACCCGGAACTTCCTGGATGACCCGCGCCGCTGCGGGCCCGTCCCGGACCTCGACCGCAAGGAGGGCAGCCGCCGGCACGTCCGCAACTGGGGCGGCCTGGACTTCGACAACGTGAAGACGGGGGcggaggtggagaaggagtggaTG cACTCTCGGCGGCCGGGCCCCAGGGACTCGATGGACATGACGCTGTCCATGACGGGGCGCGAGCGCTCGGAGTACCTGCGCTGGAAGAAGGAGCGGGAGCAGATCGATGAGGAGCGGCTGGCCCGACACCGCAACGCCACGGGCCAGTGGAGACGCGAGTGGGACGCGCAGAAGACCGACACCAT GTTCAAGGAGGAGGCGGCTGCACTGGCCGCCGAGAGCGCCCAAGACCAGGGCGTCAGGAGGG acgaCAGCAAGAGGCCGCCGAAGAATCCCACGTTTGCGGACTTCGTGGCGCAGGGCAAACCCAAAGACGGGGGCCGCGGCGGCCGGGGGCGTGGCAAGGGCCGACCCCAGCAAAAGAGCTACAG TATGCACGATAATCGCTGGGAAGAGGAAAAGGAGGAGGATGaaggggagaaggagaaggagaaggtgaaGGAGTGGGAGAACGAAAAGGAggtgaaggaggagaaggagaagagcaACCCTCCTTCCTCTAAGGAAGATAAG GTGCCTCTCCCCCCGGTGGAGGTGGTCGTGGAGACGGCCAGGAGTGGAGCGGCCAcagaggaggacgaggacgaATGGGAGGACGCCAGcgacggagacggagacggggaggacgaggaggaggagggggaggaggaagaaagtgaggaggaggaggagggcgaggCGGCAGAGAAGGTGGCCGTTCtgaggaaggaggagaaggcAAAGGGCGTGTCTTCCCCCACGTCCCCTGCCGCCTCCCCCTCCCGCCACAAGGGGGCGGTAGATGGCGCCAAGGAGCAGCGCACCCCTCGACCCCGCGTGCACATCCCCTCTCCCCAGAGCGCCCAGGACTCCCCCGAGTCCGGCAAGCCCCTGAGCCCCTTCTCCCCGCTGGAGGGGTACCAGCCCGTGTCGGACTGGGCTGAGGAGATGGAGATGCAGTCCCCGCGGGGAACCATGGGCGAAAGCCCCCTGAAGCCCGACAGTGCAGGAACAGAGGGGAGCCCCGTCGCCCCCAAACCAGGGAGCCCTGTCGCCCCCAAACCAGGGAGCCCCGTCACCCAGAAACCAGGGAGCCCCGTCCCAGTTCAGCCCCCGTGCGAGAAGCAGGCCTCCAGTCCCCCGGCTGAACGGGACACCGAGACCAGTGAACAGACAG TCACGGCCTCTCGGTCCCGGGAGGAGCCGGACATCTCGGACTCTcaatcccatgatgcacctgcAGTGATAGAGCCAGTTGACCAGGCCTGCCCCTCCCCAGAGGTGGTGCAGGAATCCGTCCATACCGGCCAGGAGGCCCTGACCAAACAAG CCGACGCTCCCGCAGCGGCTCCGGACTCGGGCGCGCGTGGACCGCCGGCTGACGCAGCGACCGAGCCGGATGTCCAGGAGCAGCCGGAGGTCCGGGAGCAGCCGGAT GTCCGGGAGCAGCCGGAGGTCCGGGAGCAGCCGGAGGTCCAGGAGCAGCCGGAGGTCCAGGAGCAGCCGTCCTCAGGTGCGGTCCAGATCACCGGCTTCCAGACGGTGACTTTCCGTAAGAAGTCGCTAACTCTGGCTGAGCTCTAA